From Leptolyngbya sp. KIOST-1, one genomic window encodes:
- a CDS encoding DUF4168 domain-containing protein, which translates to MNYGWTAIAARLLRRWQQGLIGGLVAILLLTGLPAAAVAVPIPDEPVPLTTPAAPDASDIPSETVSRFVRAYIAVVKLIESRELSLQRVETDTESRQMQQEIQAAALELIQANGLTLSAYWELLGLANSDPEFRDRVLAQIDEAST; encoded by the coding sequence ATGAATTACGGTTGGACGGCGATCGCGGCCCGTCTGTTGCGGCGGTGGCAACAGGGTTTGATTGGCGGCCTGGTGGCAATTCTGCTGCTGACTGGCCTTCCCGCCGCGGCCGTAGCCGTTCCCATACCCGACGAGCCTGTCCCCCTCACCACCCCGGCCGCCCCCGATGCCAGCGACATTCCCTCGGAGACCGTCAGCCGCTTTGTCAGAGCCTATATCGCCGTAGTTAAGCTAATCGAATCCCGCGAGCTGAGTCTCCAGCGGGTCGAAACCGATACTGAATCGCGCCAGATGCAGCAGGAAATTCAGGCCGCTGCCCTGGAGTTAATTCAGGCCAACGGGCTGACCCTGTCGGCCTACTGGGAACTGCTGGGACTGGCCAACAGTGACCCAGAATTTCGCGATCGCGTCCTGGCCCAGATCGACGAAGCCAGTACCTAA
- the psbE gene encoding cytochrome b559 subunit alpha, whose amino-acid sequence MAGTTGERPFGDIVTSIRYWIIHSITIPMLFIAGWLFVSTGLAYDAFGTPRPNDYYPDNQMQLPIVTDRFEAKDQIDMFSNR is encoded by the coding sequence ATGGCAGGTACTACAGGGGAGCGCCCCTTCGGCGACATTGTCACCAGTATTCGCTACTGGATTATTCACAGCATCACTATTCCCATGTTGTTCATTGCGGGCTGGCTGTTTGTCAGTACCGGTCTGGCCTACGATGCCTTTGGGACGCCCCGACCCAACGATTATTATCCCGATAACCAAATGCAGCTGCCGATTGTGACCGATCGCTTTGAGGCGAAGGATCAGATCGACATGTTCTCCAATCGATAA
- a CDS encoding photosystem II reaction center protein J, producing the protein MLQSGRIPLWIVATVAGTGVLVVVGLFFYGAYAGVGSAM; encoded by the coding sequence ATGCTTCAGAGTGGACGGATTCCGCTGTGGATTGTCGCTACCGTTGCTGGTACCGGTGTGCTGGTGGTGGTTGGCCTATTTTTCTACGGGGCCTATGCGGGCGTAGGCTCGGCCATGTAG
- a CDS encoding P-loop NTPase family protein, translated as MVSQLKPVSLSSAPASLVRHPLLQTVEGTVQVFTAVHRNFFTNVMVQALRIADQGKAVLIVQFLKGGIHQGPNQPMQFGQNLDWIRADMPRCIHDPAVSPSEGEAIRELWAHTKGAIARGRYGLVVLDELSLAVNYGLIPTQEVVEFIQQRPPQVDVILTGPDMPDALLNVADQVTEFRRNILP; from the coding sequence ATGGTCTCTCAGCTCAAACCCGTTTCCCTCAGCTCAGCTCCTGCCTCCCTTGTGCGCCATCCCCTACTGCAAACGGTGGAGGGGACGGTCCAGGTCTTTACCGCCGTCCACCGCAATTTTTTTACCAACGTCATGGTGCAGGCCCTGCGCATTGCCGATCAGGGAAAAGCCGTGCTGATTGTGCAGTTTCTCAAGGGGGGCATTCACCAGGGGCCGAATCAGCCCATGCAGTTTGGCCAGAACCTGGACTGGATTCGGGCCGACATGCCCCGCTGCATCCACGACCCGGCGGTGAGCCCCAGCGAGGGGGAGGCGATTCGAGAACTGTGGGCTCATACCAAAGGGGCGATCGCGCGGGGGCGCTACGGTCTAGTGGTTTTAGATGAACTCAGTCTGGCCGTCAACTACGGCCTCATCCCCACCCAGGAGGTGGTGGAGTTTATTCAGCAGCGCCCGCCCCAGGTGGATGTGATTCTGACTGGGCCTGATATGCCCGACGCGCTGCTCAACGTGGCCGACCAGGTGACCGAATTTCGTCGTAATATTTTGCCCTAA
- a CDS encoding DUF2165 family protein — MAVRISKTLLVGSIGLLALVIVLNNLTDYNANFQYIQHVMSMDTVFADSQLTWRAITSSPLQRAVYAIIISTEFAIALLCLLGAVRLAQDLGSSGDAFNRAKATAIYGLTLAFLFWFVGFMVVAGEWFTMWQSLDWNGQQPAFRFIGCVGLVLIYLSLNDSDLAA, encoded by the coding sequence ATGGCGGTACGGATCTCGAAAACCCTGCTGGTGGGCTCCATTGGCCTGCTGGCGCTGGTGATTGTGCTCAACAACCTGACGGACTACAACGCCAACTTCCAGTACATTCAGCACGTGATGAGCATGGATACGGTGTTTGCCGATAGCCAACTGACCTGGCGGGCGATCACCTCCTCCCCGCTGCAAAGGGCGGTCTACGCCATTATCATCTCCACAGAATTTGCTATCGCGCTCCTGTGCCTGCTGGGGGCGGTGCGGCTAGCTCAGGATCTGGGGAGCAGTGGGGACGCCTTCAACCGGGCCAAGGCCACCGCGATCTATGGGCTGACCCTAGCCTTTTTGTTCTGGTTTGTGGGCTTTATGGTGGTGGCTGGCGAGTGGTTTACCATGTGGCAGTCCCTGGACTGGAACGGGCAGCAGCCCGCCTTTCGCTTCATCGGCTGCGTCGGCCTGGTGCTGATTTACCTCAGCCTAAACGACAGCGATCTGGCCGCTTGA
- the tyrS gene encoding tyrosine--tRNA ligase: MPQAHPNLPPAQFESIYRGISEVFPDQPRSSDPEQNLVQRLLQSDRPLRVKLGIDPTGAEIHLGHSIPVRKLRAFQDAGHTAVLIIGDFTARIGDPTGKSEVRRQLSEADVQANAKTYLEQVRPILDFDTPGRLEVRYNSEWLSSLDLGKILELLSTMTVGQMLAKEGFSERYGKGDPVFLHEFLYPLMQGYDSVAVQSDVELGGTDQKFNIAVGRDLQRHFGLRPQFGLLLPLLLGTDGSQKMSKSLGNYVGLQEDPLSMYSKLEKVPDALIGDYVELLTAFDLATLPENPRDRQKMLALEVTRQFHGAAAAQQAQQAAISLVQGTGETATGVPEFSLAGINFPAKLFYLVGATGLCASSSEARRQIQGGAVKLDGEKVTDPNQELADPEALVGKVVQVGKKKFARLVP; this comes from the coding sequence ATGCCCCAGGCCCACCCCAACCTTCCCCCGGCTCAGTTTGAGAGCATCTACCGGGGCATTAGCGAGGTCTTCCCGGATCAGCCCAGATCCAGCGACCCTGAGCAAAACCTGGTTCAGCGGCTGCTCCAGAGCGATCGCCCGCTGCGGGTCAAGCTGGGCATCGATCCCACCGGGGCCGAAATCCACCTGGGCCACAGCATTCCGGTGCGCAAGCTGCGAGCTTTCCAGGATGCGGGCCACACCGCTGTGCTGATCATCGGCGACTTTACCGCCCGCATTGGGGACCCCACCGGCAAGTCGGAGGTGCGCCGCCAGCTCAGCGAAGCCGACGTCCAGGCCAATGCCAAAACCTACCTGGAGCAGGTGCGCCCCATTCTCGATTTTGATACCCCAGGGCGGCTGGAGGTGCGCTACAACTCCGAGTGGCTTTCGAGCCTGGATCTGGGCAAAATTCTGGAGCTGCTCAGCACCATGACCGTAGGGCAGATGCTGGCCAAGGAGGGGTTTTCCGAGCGCTACGGCAAGGGCGACCCGGTGTTCCTCCACGAGTTTCTCTATCCCCTCATGCAGGGCTACGACTCGGTGGCGGTGCAGTCGGATGTTGAGCTGGGCGGCACCGACCAGAAATTTAACATTGCCGTTGGCCGCGATCTACAGCGGCACTTTGGCCTGCGGCCCCAGTTTGGCCTGCTGCTGCCCCTGCTGCTGGGCACCGACGGCAGCCAAAAAATGTCAAAGTCCCTGGGCAACTACGTGGGCCTACAGGAAGACCCGCTCAGCATGTACTCCAAGCTCGAAAAAGTGCCCGATGCCCTGATTGGCGACTACGTTGAGCTGCTGACCGCCTTTGACCTCGCCACGCTGCCCGAAAATCCGCGCGATCGCCAAAAGATGCTGGCCCTGGAGGTCACTCGTCAGTTCCACGGGGCGGCGGCGGCCCAGCAGGCCCAGCAGGCCGCCATCAGCCTGGTGCAGGGAACCGGCGAAACAGCAACCGGCGTACCCGAGTTTTCCCTGGCCGGGATCAACTTCCCGGCCAAGCTGTTTTACCTGGTGGGGGCCACCGGGCTGTGTGCCAGCAGCAGCGAGGCCCGCCGCCAAATTCAGGGAGGGGCGGTCAAACTGGATGGGGAAAAGGTGACCGACCCCAACCAGGAACTGGCCGACCCCGAGGCCCTGGTGGGCAAAGTGGTGCAGGTGGGCAAGAAAAAGTTTGCCCGGCTGGTTCCCTAG
- a CDS encoding N-acetylmannosamine-6-phosphate 2-epimerase, whose protein sequence is MKTILKALQGGLVVSCQAPANSPLHDAEVIAAIAAATLNRGAVGVRIDSPGHILAVRSRCSSPIIGLWKQVMPPSPVYITPQFHHAEAVAQAGADIIAVDATQRPRPGDETLSLLIHRIREQLGKPVMADVDTLDNARQAVAAGADCVGTTLFGYTEATENQTPPGFDLLRAMVAECPVPVICEGGIASPAQARQALDLGAYAVVVGTAITGIDSLVMSYLQAVKTSDT, encoded by the coding sequence TTGAAAACGATTCTGAAGGCGTTGCAGGGTGGACTGGTGGTGTCCTGTCAGGCACCGGCAAATTCCCCCCTGCACGATGCCGAGGTGATCGCGGCGATCGCCGCTGCCACCCTCAATCGAGGAGCCGTTGGGGTGCGCATCGACAGCCCTGGGCATATTCTGGCGGTGCGATCGCGCTGTAGCAGCCCCATCATCGGCCTGTGGAAACAGGTCATGCCGCCCTCACCCGTCTACATCACTCCGCAGTTTCACCACGCCGAAGCCGTGGCCCAGGCCGGTGCCGACATCATTGCCGTCGATGCCACCCAGCGGCCCCGCCCCGGCGACGAAACCCTTTCCCTGCTTATCCACCGCATTCGCGAACAATTGGGAAAACCGGTCATGGCCGACGTTGATACCCTCGATAACGCTCGCCAGGCCGTAGCGGCCGGGGCAGACTGCGTCGGGACCACCCTGTTCGGCTACACCGAAGCCACCGAGAACCAAACCCCACCAGGGTTTGACCTACTCCGAGCCATGGTCGCCGAATGCCCGGTTCCCGTCATTTGCGAAGGGGGCATTGCCTCCCCCGCCCAGGCCCGGCAGGCGCTGGATCTAGGGGCCTACGCCGTGGTGGTGGGAACGGCCATTACCGGCATCGATAGCCTGGTCATGAGCTACCTGCAGGCCGTTAAAACGTCTGACACTTGA
- the rph gene encoding ribonuclease PH: MAWQRPDGRHPQQLRPVSFERQFTTFSAGSVLTRCGHTQVLCTVAIEEGVPRFLQGSGRGWLTAEYRMLPGATPQRQPRELIKLSGRTQEIQRLIGRSLRSTLDFELLGERTLLVDADVIQADAGTRTASITGGYVALKDAVESLVAQGTLARSPLVHGVAAVSVGLIEDEVFLDLQYDEDVAAAVDFNLVLNENLSIIEVQGTAEEGSFSRQQMNQILEVGERGVKQLLAAQQAAFL; this comes from the coding sequence ATGGCTTGGCAACGTCCAGACGGTCGGCACCCGCAGCAACTGCGGCCTGTGAGCTTTGAGCGCCAGTTTACGACCTTTTCAGCAGGGTCGGTGCTGACCCGGTGCGGCCATACCCAGGTGCTGTGTACCGTTGCCATCGAAGAGGGCGTACCGCGCTTTTTGCAGGGGTCGGGCCGGGGCTGGCTGACGGCGGAGTACCGCATGCTGCCCGGTGCTACCCCCCAGCGCCAGCCCCGTGAGCTGATCAAACTGTCAGGCCGCACCCAGGAAATTCAGCGGCTGATCGGGCGCAGCCTGCGATCGACCCTGGATTTTGAGCTGCTGGGCGAGCGGACGCTGCTGGTGGATGCCGACGTGATTCAGGCCGATGCGGGCACCCGCACCGCTTCCATTACCGGCGGTTACGTAGCGCTCAAGGACGCCGTAGAGAGCCTGGTCGCCCAGGGAACCCTGGCGCGATCGCCCCTGGTGCACGGCGTCGCCGCCGTTTCTGTAGGCCTGATTGAAGACGAGGTCTTTCTCGACCTGCAGTACGACGAAGACGTGGCGGCGGCAGTGGACTTCAACCTGGTGCTGAACGAGAACCTCAGCATCATTGAAGTGCAGGGCACCGCCGAGGAAGGCAGCTTTAGCCGTCAGCAGATGAACCAGATTTTAGAGGTGGGTGAACGAGGCGTAAAACAACTGCTGGCGGCCCAGCAGGCCGCATTTCTGTAA
- a CDS encoding photosystem II reaction center protein L, translating to MDRTPNPNKQPVELNRTSLYLGLLCVFVLGLLFSSYFFN from the coding sequence ATGGACCGTACTCCAAATCCCAATAAGCAGCCCGTAGAACTCAATCGCACGTCCCTATACCTGGGCCTGCTTTGCGTTTTTGTGCTGGGTCTGCTGTTTTCTAGCTACTTCTTTAACTAA
- a CDS encoding transglycosylase domain-containing protein, which yields MSTNTLRHKSHKSRSQPQPLRQAPHVLKYVQDVGQVAAAALLGTTMIASSVLAGGLVGLAISFRNLPDVRVLRNYVPSETSYIYDINGTLLHSLHDEANREVIDIDDMSPHLKRAVLAVEDSYFYSHNGINPSSVGRAMLANVAAGSTVEGGSTITMQLVKNLFLTPERAISRKVAEAVLALRLEQIFSKDEILEMYLNQVYWGHNNYGAETAAQSYFNKSAKDLTLPEAAMIAGLIQAPENYSPFQNYQATKERQAIVLNRMRQLGWISPEEELAAREAPLLIGEVKSFRNSISPYVTDAAVQELKQRFGNEAVLKGGMRVQTTVDLAMQQMAEETVQRHNARIRHVADQMALVAIDPRTHFVKAMVGGVDYQQSQFNRAIQAYRQPGSAFKPFVYYVAFATGRYTPASSIADTPVSYPDGYRYYSPRNYDGGFMGNIPIRTALEVSRNVPAVKLGQAVGVNQIIELCRTLGIKSPMQPVTSLPLGAVDLTPMEMAGAYATFASNGWYSEPTFIVQVSDSSGNVLLDNTPQPQLVLDPWAAASLTDVMQGVIARGTGTAAQIGRPAAGKTGTTDSQRDVWFVGYVPQLSTAVWIGNDNYRPMRGGTTGGTYAAPVWKDFMQRALVNVPVENFRRPSEFVQP from the coding sequence GTGTCAACCAACACCCTTCGCCATAAAAGCCACAAAAGCCGATCTCAGCCGCAGCCCCTGCGCCAGGCTCCCCACGTGCTCAAGTACGTGCAGGATGTGGGCCAGGTAGCCGCCGCGGCGCTCCTGGGCACTACCATGATCGCCAGTTCCGTGCTGGCGGGCGGACTGGTGGGACTGGCCATCAGCTTTCGTAACCTGCCCGATGTGCGGGTGTTGCGCAATTACGTCCCCAGCGAAACCAGCTACATCTACGACATCAACGGCACCCTGCTCCACAGCCTCCACGATGAGGCCAATCGCGAAGTCATCGATATTGATGACATGTCTCCCCACCTGAAGCGGGCCGTACTGGCGGTGGAGGACAGCTATTTCTACTCCCACAACGGCATTAACCCCAGCAGCGTGGGCCGGGCTATGCTGGCCAACGTTGCGGCGGGCTCGACGGTGGAAGGGGGCTCCACCATCACCATGCAGCTGGTGAAAAACCTGTTTTTGACCCCCGAGCGCGCCATTAGCCGCAAGGTGGCCGAAGCGGTGCTGGCCCTGCGCCTGGAGCAGATCTTCAGCAAAGACGAAATTCTGGAGATGTACCTCAACCAGGTGTACTGGGGGCACAACAACTATGGGGCCGAAACCGCGGCCCAGAGCTACTTCAACAAGTCGGCCAAAGACCTGACCCTGCCCGAGGCGGCCATGATCGCAGGGCTGATTCAGGCACCGGAGAACTACAGCCCCTTCCAAAACTACCAGGCCACCAAAGAGCGCCAGGCGATTGTGCTCAACCGGATGCGGCAGCTGGGCTGGATTTCCCCTGAGGAGGAGCTGGCGGCCCGCGAGGCTCCCCTGCTGATCGGTGAGGTCAAATCGTTCCGCAACAGCATCTCCCCCTACGTGACAGATGCGGCGGTGCAGGAGCTGAAGCAGCGCTTCGGCAACGAGGCAGTGTTGAAGGGCGGTATGCGCGTGCAGACCACCGTTGACCTGGCCATGCAGCAGATGGCCGAGGAAACCGTGCAGCGGCACAATGCCCGCATCCGCCACGTGGCCGACCAGATGGCCCTGGTGGCCATTGACCCCCGCACCCACTTCGTGAAGGCGATGGTGGGCGGGGTCGACTACCAGCAAAGCCAGTTCAATCGGGCTATTCAGGCCTATCGGCAGCCGGGATCGGCCTTTAAGCCTTTTGTCTACTACGTCGCGTTTGCCACCGGTCGCTACACGCCCGCCAGCTCCATTGCCGATACACCCGTGAGCTATCCTGACGGCTATCGCTACTACAGCCCCAGAAACTACGACGGTGGTTTTATGGGCAACATTCCCATTCGCACCGCCCTGGAGGTGTCGCGCAATGTGCCGGCGGTGAAGCTGGGCCAGGCCGTCGGGGTCAACCAAATTATTGAGTTGTGCCGCACCCTGGGCATCAAGAGCCCCATGCAGCCCGTCACCTCACTGCCCCTGGGCGCGGTAGACCTGACGCCGATGGAGATGGCCGGAGCCTATGCCACCTTTGCCAGCAATGGCTGGTACTCTGAGCCGACCTTTATTGTGCAGGTGAGCGACAGCAGCGGCAACGTGCTGCTGGACAATACGCCCCAGCCCCAGCTGGTGCTGGATCCCTGGGCTGCGGCTTCGCTGACCGACGTCATGCAGGGGGTGATTGCCCGAGGTACGGGTACCGCCGCCCAGATTGGCCGCCCCGCTGCCGGTAAAACCGGCACCACCGACTCCCAGCGGGACGTGTGGTTTGTGGGTTATGTGCCCCAGCTCTCGACGGCGGTGTGGATCGGCAACGACAACTACAGACCGATGCGGGGGGGAACCACGGGGGGAACCTACGCAGCCCCGGTGTGGAAGGACTTCATGCAGCGGGCGCTCGTCAATGTGCCGGTGGAGAACTTCCGCCGACCGTCGGAGTTTGTGCAGCCGTAA
- a CDS encoding photosynthesis system II assembly factor Ycf48 encodes MHAAFDWLKRGLVMLVVMALATSCSGYFLADAEVHPWETIQVPVESTLSDVAFTQDPSHGWIVGSRNTLLETQDGGDTWQVRELALGDQPYTFTSIDFAGNEGWVTGIPTLLLHTGDGGKTWENVPLSKELPGSPFLITATGSNAAELATDIGAIYRTEDGGRTWKALVQGAVGVVRNMVRSEDGRYVAVSSRGNFYSTWALGQDQWIPHNRQNSRRLQNMGFDKDGKLWVIARGGQVRFSNSRASDDFTEALNPEFGTSWGLLDMAFRTADEVWVTGGGGNLLCSFDGGQTWYKDKAVEDVPSNFYKVKFVGPEKGFILGQQGTILRYRPETA; translated from the coding sequence ATGCATGCTGCGTTTGACTGGTTAAAGCGAGGACTGGTGATGCTGGTGGTCATGGCCCTGGCAACCAGTTGTTCTGGTTATTTTTTGGCGGACGCAGAGGTGCATCCCTGGGAGACCATCCAGGTGCCGGTTGAGTCTACCCTATCGGACGTGGCCTTTACCCAGGACCCCAGTCACGGTTGGATCGTGGGCAGCCGCAATACACTTCTGGAGACTCAGGATGGCGGCGATACGTGGCAAGTGCGAGAGCTGGCGCTAGGGGATCAGCCCTATACCTTTACCTCCATTGACTTTGCAGGCAATGAGGGTTGGGTGACGGGTATTCCGACCTTGCTTTTGCACACCGGTGATGGGGGTAAGACTTGGGAAAATGTGCCTTTGAGCAAGGAATTGCCAGGTTCGCCCTTTTTGATTACGGCAACTGGCTCTAATGCAGCTGAACTCGCCACTGACATTGGCGCGATCTATCGTACTGAGGATGGTGGACGAACCTGGAAAGCTCTCGTGCAGGGGGCTGTGGGGGTGGTGCGAAATATGGTGCGCTCTGAGGATGGCCGCTATGTGGCGGTGTCTTCGCGAGGCAACTTTTACTCGACCTGGGCTCTGGGCCAGGATCAGTGGATCCCCCACAATCGCCAGAACTCCAGACGCCTTCAAAACATGGGCTTTGACAAGGATGGGAAGCTCTGGGTGATTGCTCGAGGTGGCCAGGTACGGTTTTCTAACTCCCGGGCTTCTGACGACTTCACTGAGGCGCTCAACCCTGAGTTTGGGACCAGTTGGGGGCTGCTGGATATGGCTTTCCGCACCGCCGATGAGGTTTGGGTGACTGGGGGCGGGGGCAATCTGCTCTGTAGCTTTGACGGTGGTCAGACCTGGTACAAGGACAAGGCTGTGGAGGATGTGCCGTCTAACTTCTATAAAGTGAAGTTTGTCGGTCCTGAGAAGGGCTTCATTCTAGGGCAGCAGGGCACTATTCTCAGATACAGGCCTGAAACTGCCTAA
- the psbF gene encoding cytochrome b559 subunit beta — MQSNSPNEQITYPIFTVRWLAVHTLGVPSVFFLGAIAAMQFIQR, encoded by the coding sequence ATGCAAAGCAATTCTCCTAACGAGCAGATTACCTACCCGATCTTCACCGTGCGCTGGCTGGCTGTCCATACCCTGGGAGTGCCCAGCGTGTTTTTCCTAGGGGCGATCGCGGCAATGCAGTTTATTCAACGATAA
- a CDS encoding phycobilisome rod-core linker polypeptide, which translates to MTSNDEFSIREITVSRQSAGEERQAALHQIYAQVLERQPYGFERKQLAKIESEFLRNKIGVKRFLRELGHSEVYLNEFYYNSSNPKFIELCFKHFIGRAPSGQNEMHDYCDILMRQGVKAMITALLDSEDYLRHFGCFTVPHAWAEESYPSPKTFWETEVLLHELHGRRGWIVPTMIWHDLRLNCDGGSCSLPGSTAASSAATPGLDALHQVLSTMGPQDLEKFASTLSVADRDKLRHLLMQPAR; encoded by the coding sequence ATGACGTCTAACGATGAGTTTTCAATTAGAGAAATTACGGTGAGTCGGCAGTCTGCGGGGGAAGAACGCCAGGCGGCTCTGCACCAGATCTACGCCCAGGTTTTAGAACGGCAGCCCTACGGATTTGAGCGTAAGCAGTTGGCCAAAATTGAATCGGAATTTCTGCGCAATAAAATTGGCGTCAAGCGGTTTCTGCGCGAACTGGGCCATTCCGAGGTCTATCTCAACGAGTTTTACTACAACTCTTCAAACCCTAAATTTATCGAGCTTTGCTTCAAACACTTTATTGGCCGTGCTCCCAGCGGCCAGAATGAAATGCACGATTACTGCGACATTTTGATGCGCCAGGGCGTAAAAGCCATGATTACGGCCCTGCTCGATTCTGAGGATTACCTGCGCCACTTCGGCTGCTTCACGGTGCCCCACGCCTGGGCCGAGGAAAGCTATCCCTCACCCAAAACCTTCTGGGAAACCGAAGTGTTGCTCCACGAGCTGCACGGACGGCGGGGCTGGATTGTCCCCACGATGATCTGGCACGATCTGAGGCTGAACTGCGATGGCGGCAGCTGTAGTTTACCTGGCTCCACTGCTGCGTCCTCGGCAGCGACTCCGGGGCTAGACGCGCTGCACCAGGTGCTGAGCACCATGGGACCCCAGGACTTAGAAAAATTTGCCTCCACGCTCTCCGTCGCCGATCGCGACAAGCTCCGCCATCTGCTGATGCAGCCCGCCCGCTAG
- the dcd gene encoding dCTP deaminase gives MIKNDAWIAKMADAGMIEPFQPSLVRQLEPGEKGLGQPVISYGLSSYGYDIRLSPAEFRIFRHIPGTVVDPKNFSPANLERTEIKTDDSGSYFILPAHSYGLGVALEKISVPNNISVICIGKSTYARCGIIANLTPAEAGWRGHLTLEFSNSSSADCRIYAGEGVVQLIFFEGEPCQVSYEARRGKYQDQAEQVTLARV, from the coding sequence ATGATTAAAAACGACGCCTGGATTGCCAAAATGGCCGACGCGGGCATGATTGAGCCCTTTCAGCCCTCCCTGGTGCGCCAGCTAGAGCCCGGCGAAAAGGGGCTGGGGCAGCCGGTCATCAGCTACGGGCTATCATCCTACGGCTACGACATTCGCCTCTCTCCGGCCGAGTTTAGAATTTTTCGCCACATCCCTGGTACCGTGGTCGACCCCAAAAACTTCAGCCCCGCCAACCTGGAGCGCACGGAGATCAAGACCGACGATAGCGGCAGCTACTTCATTCTGCCGGCTCACTCCTACGGGCTGGGGGTTGCCCTGGAAAAAATTTCGGTGCCCAACAACATCAGCGTGATCTGTATTGGCAAGTCCACCTACGCCCGCTGTGGCATCATTGCCAACCTCACCCCCGCCGAGGCCGGCTGGCGAGGGCACCTCACCCTGGAGTTTTCCAACTCCTCCAGCGCCGACTGCCGCATCTACGCTGGCGAAGGCGTCGTGCAGCTGATCTTCTTTGAGGGCGAGCCCTGTCAGGTCAGCTACGAAGCCCGGCGTGGTAAGTACCAGGACCAGGCCGAACAGGTTACCCTGGCCCGAGTCTAG
- the ndhC gene encoding photosynthetic/respiratory NAD(P)H-quinone oxidoreductase subunit C: protein MFVLSGYEYFLVFLLVSCLVPVAALTASKLLRPVTRGPARRTTYESGMEPIGGAWIQFNIRYYMFALVFVIFDVETVFLYPWAVAFNQLGLLAFVEALIFIGILVVGLVYAWRKGALEWS, encoded by the coding sequence GTGTTCGTTTTATCCGGCTATGAGTACTTTCTAGTCTTCCTGTTGGTGTCCTGTCTGGTGCCAGTAGCTGCCTTGACAGCCTCTAAGCTGCTGCGTCCAGTTACTCGGGGTCCAGCTCGTAGAACCACTTACGAGTCGGGCATGGAGCCCATCGGCGGAGCCTGGATTCAGTTCAACATTCGCTACTACATGTTCGCGCTGGTCTTTGTTATTTTTGACGTAGAGACCGTATTTTTGTACCCCTGGGCAGTAGCTTTTAATCAACTGGGCCTGTTAGCTTTTGTTGAGGCGCTGATCTTTATTGGCATCCTGGTGGTTGGTCTTGTGTACGCTTGGCGTAAAGGAGCCCTGGAATGGTCGTAA
- a CDS encoding rubredoxin, whose amino-acid sequence MSAESEPTANSPEPVDARIAQGSDVASEGESTEVVELTPQEMDRYECLACGYSYEPTKGDSQARIPVGVAFEDLPVNWRCPVCSAPKKRFSNIGPAGAPSGFKENLNYGLGVNRLTPAQKNILIFSALGLGFLFFISLYGLK is encoded by the coding sequence ATGAGCGCTGAATCGGAGCCTACAGCTAACTCGCCGGAGCCAGTGGATGCAAGGATTGCTCAAGGCTCAGATGTAGCGTCTGAGGGCGAATCTACTGAGGTAGTAGAGCTAACGCCTCAAGAGATGGATCGATACGAGTGTCTGGCCTGTGGCTACTCCTACGAACCGACCAAAGGAGATAGCCAGGCCAGGATTCCTGTGGGGGTTGCTTTTGAAGATTTGCCTGTCAATTGGCGTTGTCCGGTGTGTAGTGCCCCGAAGAAGCGGTTTAGCAATATTGGGCCTGCCGGGGCTCCTTCGGGATTTAAGGAAAACTTGAACTACGGCTTAGGGGTTAATCGTTTAACGCCTGCTCAAAAGAATATTTTGATTTTTAGCGCCCTAGGTCTTGGCTTCTTGTTTTTCATCAGTCTGTATGGGCTGAAGTAG